One region of Thermoanaerobaculia bacterium genomic DNA includes:
- a CDS encoding peptide chain release factor-like protein yields MDRPFRYEDIPEDPKDLERDCAISFFRASGPGGQHRNKTETGVRLVHRPTGEIAAATEERSQSRNRQAALERLREKLRRRLKPRKPRKKTGVPASARRSRLEQKLRRAERKKLRKVDEER; encoded by the coding sequence GTGGATCGCCCCTTCCGCTACGAGGACATCCCCGAGGACCCGAAGGACCTCGAGCGCGACTGCGCGATCTCCTTCTTCCGCGCGTCCGGGCCGGGCGGGCAGCACCGCAACAAGACGGAGACGGGGGTCCGCCTGGTTCACCGGCCGACGGGCGAGATCGCGGCCGCGACGGAGGAACGGAGCCAGTCGCGCAACCGGCAGGCCGCCCTCGAGCGGCTCCGGGAAAAGCTGCGGCGAAGGCTCAAGCCGCGCAAGCCCCGGAAGAAGACGGGAGTTCCCGCGAGCGCCCGCCGCTCCCGGCTGGAGCAGAAGCTCCGCCGCGCCGAAAGGAAGAAGCTCAGAAAGGTGGACGAGGAACGCTGA